A segment of the Candidatus Izimaplasma bacterium HR1 genome:
TCATTAATATTCTTAGCAGGTAGTGGTGCTTTTGTTGGTACTATCGCTATTGCAATATTCACGTTTAGTATTTTAACTAAAATGTTATATGAGTATATTGAAACATTAGATTTAGGAGCTTTTGAAGCTATTGAAAGTACCGGAGTAACAAAAGGCAAAGCATTTACAACTGCGATAATGCCTGAGATACTACCCGTGTACTTCTCTTATACTTTATATTGTTTCGATATCAATGTGCGACATTCAACTATCTTAGGATATGTTGGTGCTGGAGGAATTGGGGTTATCTTAAAAGCAACTCTTCAATCAGACCAATATGAAAAAGCAGGTATTATCATGCTTGCTGTATTCTTTGCCGTACTATCAATTGAAGCAATCAGTAAGGCAATCAGAAGGAGGTTGGCATAATGAACAACCCATCTGATCAAGTATTGAATGCATTGTATGCATATCCTCGTTTAAGTAAAACAAAAATAGCAAGTATTATTATTGTATCTTTATTAGTATTATGGAGTATCTTTGGTATTTCATATGTTGGTTTAAATGAAAAAGGTATTACAGTAGCAGTTCGTTTAGTTCAAAGTTTCTTTACACCTAACAAAACGATTCTATTTGGAGATAATGCTTATAGTGTTCAAGTTTTAGGTTTAGAAACAATCGCTATTGCTTTCCTTGGAACAATATTCGGAGCTATCTTGGCAATACCTGTTGCCTTCTTAGCTGCTAGAAATATTATGCCTAAAGCAATTAACCTATTCTTCCAAGGGGGAATAACAGGTATCAGAGTATTCCCTGCTTTCGTAATTGGTGTTGCAATCATCAGAGTAACAGGATTAGGACCATTTGCTGGAGTATTAACAATGGGAATTACATCAATTGGGATGATGACCAAGTTATATGTTGAAGCTGTTGAAGGTATTAACCATAATGTACTTGATGCAATGGACGCAACTGGTTGTACAACGTTCCAAAAAATAAGATTCGGAATAATTCCACAGTTGACTGCGCAGTTCTTGTCAACTGCAATCTACCGTTTTGAAATTAACGTTAAAAACGCTGCAGTACTAGGTTTAGTAGGTGCAGGTGGGATTGGTGGACCTTTATTAAATGCGATTAGTGCCGGTCGATTTAGTGATGCAAGTGCATACTTAATTGGGTTAGCTGTAATGGTATTAATAATCGAATTCTTCAGTAATTTTATTAGAGGTAAATTAGCATAATCAAAAAAAGTCTTAGAAATTCTAAGACTTTTTTCTTTGACCGCTTTGTAAAGCGGAAATGAAAATGATTTTCATACTTATATTTCATTGTCAAACAGACATATTTCTTATATAATTAAATATGTAGTATTTTCTTTTACTAATTCGAAACCTATCAAAAGGTCTATTGGGATTGAGCCCCTAGTACTGAAGAGATAGCTCAATAGGAGGAAGATTTTGAAAAAATTATTTGCATTCGCATTACTATTTGTATCAATTTTTGCTTTAACTGCATGTGGTGAAGGGGAAAAAACTGAATTAAATGTTGTATTCGTACCGTCACGTGACGCAGTAGACATTTTAGCTGTTACTGCTCCATTAGCTGCACAATTAAAAACTGAATTAAACGATTTAGGATATAACTTTGAAGAAATCAATATCACTGTAAGTGCTAACTACGCTGCTGCTGCTGAAGCTGCTCGTGCTGGTACTGCTGATGTTGTATTCTTACCAGGTGGAACTTATGTAACTTATCAAGATGCATTAGTACCTATCTTAGCTGCTGCAAGAGATAGTTTAAATAAAAACTCTGTAATTGCTGCTGACTGGAATGATGGTTTACCAACACAAACTATTGATGGTTCTAAAGATGCTACTACTTACCGTTCAATTATTA
Coding sequences within it:
- the phnE_2 gene encoding Phosphate-import permease protein PhnE, with the translated sequence MNNPSDQVLNALYAYPRLSKTKIASIIIVSLLVLWSIFGISYVGLNEKGITVAVRLVQSFFTPNKTILFGDNAYSVQVLGLETIAIAFLGTIFGAILAIPVAFLAARNIMPKAINLFFQGGITGIRVFPAFVIGVAIIRVTGLGPFAGVLTMGITSIGMMTKLYVEAVEGINHNVLDAMDATGCTTFQKIRFGIIPQLTAQFLSTAIYRFEINVKNAAVLGLVGAGGIGGPLLNAISAGRFSDASAYLIGLAVMVLIIEFFSNFIRGKLA